Proteins encoded in a region of the Nicotiana tomentosiformis chromosome 9, ASM39032v3, whole genome shotgun sequence genome:
- the LOC138898697 gene encoding uncharacterized protein, with product MDILASKKETIQAQLDSAETQLQAAREKASVQVEKIKELQSQLDLAISDKASLANELEVARSEVVVANTKADAKVAQFKAQREAVEEFHVDGFHIMAEIENAKAEEARSWKQAFPEEDSDSISESEDGEDSEDGDATSYEDQAP from the exons ATGGACATCCTAGCCTCGAAAAAGGAGACCATCCAAGCACAATTGGATTCGGCCGAGACCCAACTCCAAGCTGCAAGAGAGAAGGCCTCTGTGCAGGTCGAGAAGATCAAGGAGCTTCAGTCTCAGTTGGATTTGGCCATTTCTGATAAGGCAAGCTTGGCCAacgaactcgaagtggccagatctgaagTGGTCGTGGCCAACACCAaagctgatgctaaagtggcccagtttaAG GCTCAGAGGGAAGCCGTCGAGGAATTTCATGTCGATGGCTTCCATATTATGGCCGAGATCGAAAATGCCAAAGCAGAAGAAGCCAGGTCCTGGAAGCAGGCCTTtcctgaggaagactccgataGCATAAGTGAATCCGAAGATGGGGAAGATTCCGAGGATGGAGATGCGACCTCTTATGAAGACCAAGCCCCTTAG
- the LOC138898698 gene encoding uncharacterized protein: MSKVTVTHRKRLRQVLDGDSITFDDEDAYSLVIPHNDALLISLLVHDTNVKRVLIDPGSSVNIILLRVVNEMQANDKVIPKARSLSGFDNSSIITKGEVVLAMFAEGVIKDTKFQVIDADMTYNIIMGRPWIQDMDVVPSTLHQVIKFPSQWGIRQICGDQQASRSINSVVATSTVNDVACEK; the protein is encoded by the coding sequence ATGTCAAAAGTCACAGTAACTCATAGGAAGCGACTTCGCCAAGTCTTGGATGGAGACAGTATAACATTTGATGACGAGGATGCGTACAGCTTGGTGATTCCTCACAATGACGCACTGTTAATATCTCTACTTGTACACGATACTAACgtaaaacgagttttgattgaccCAGGTAGTTCTGTGAATATCATTTTACTAAGAGTGGTGAACGAAATGCAAGCTAACGACAAGGTGATACCAAAGGCACGGTCTTTGTCTGGATTTGATAATTCAAGCATTATCACAAAAGGGGAAGTAGTGCTTGCTATGTTTGCAGAAGGGGTTATCAAGGACACAAAGTTCCAGGTGATAGATGCGGACATGACTTATAATATAATTAtgggaagaccatggattcaAGATATGGATGTTGTACCATCCACATTGCATCAAGTTATTAAATTTCCTTCACAGTGGGGGATTCGTCAAATCTGTGGAGATCAACAAGCTTCTAGAAGTATCAATTCAGTGGTTGCTACAAGCACGGTAAACGATGTTGCATGCGAGAAATAG